The following coding sequences lie in one Musa acuminata AAA Group cultivar baxijiao chromosome BXJ1-8, Cavendish_Baxijiao_AAA, whole genome shotgun sequence genomic window:
- the LOC135589031 gene encoding abscisic stress-ripening protein 5-like has protein sequence MAEEKHHHHHFFHHHKNEEDEKPAEEVIYSHTAYTSGGGVYAADDAYTGGEFSTGYGQTAGGAYADDADSAGSGYATGYSQTAEEAMVTESSIDEYDKYKKEEKQHKHKEHVGEMGALAAGAFALYEKHEANKDPEHAHRHKIEEEIAAAVAVGGGGYAFHEHHEKKEAKEETKEAHEKKHHHFF, from the exons ATGGCCGAGGAgaagcaccaccaccaccacttctTTCACCACCACAAGAACGAGGAGGATGAGAAGCCCGCCGAGGAGGTGATCTACTCTCACACCGCCTACACCAGCGGCGGCGGCGTTTACGCTGCTGATGATGCTTACACTGGCGGCGAGTTCTCGACTGGCTACGGGCAGACCGCCGGTGGAGCTTATGCCGACGATGCAGATTCTGCCGGCAGCGGATATGCCACTGGTTACTCCCAGACAGCCGAGGAAGCGATGGTGACGGAGTCGTCCATCGACGAGTACGACAAGTATAAGAAGGAGGAGAAGCAGCACAAGCACAAGGAGCACGTCGGCGAGATGGGCGCCCTCGCCGCCGGTGCCTTCGCATTG TACGAGAAGCACGAGGCGAACAAGGACCCGGAGCACGCGCACAGGCACAAGATAGAGGAGGAGATCGCTGCCGCGGTTGCAGTGGGCGGCGGAGGGTACGCCTTTCACGAGCACCACGAGAAGAAGGAAGCCAAGGAAGAGACCAAAGAGGCTCACGAGAAAAAGCACCATCATTTCTTCTAA
- the LOC108953553 gene encoding uncharacterized protein LOC108953553, which translates to MGACATKPMAQGDAPLPLEQPPSPRGSEVEDARKEEEQDTKQGTEDKNGQKSLGDLFETEEITEPTETDKHVVSETAAPETVQVKEEVIEHNEMDEAVEEDGTEEQLVEIFESEPEEAIANVTPLKTSVPSPPTNSEESVGDVEPSDSQVNKPSDQIAEVEPVESIPKEGPAAEEKKGDVFSALFNAYNNLLNKT; encoded by the exons ATGGGAGCGTGCGCCACGAAGCCGATGGCGCAGGGGGACGCACCCCTGCCGCTGGAGCAGCCGCCCTCGCCGCGCGGTTCCGAGGTGGAAGATGCCCGGAAGGAGGAGGAGCAGGACACCAAACAAGGGACGGAGGATAAGAACGGGCAGAAGTCGCTGGGTGACTTGTTCGAG ACTGAAGAGATTACTGAACCCACCGAGACCGATAAGCATGTTGTGTCGGAGACTGCTGCACCCGAAACAGTGCAAGTGAAGGAAGAAGTGATCGAGCACAATGAAATGGATGAAGCAGTAGAAGAAGATGGAACAGAAGAACAACTCGTCGAAATCTTTGAATCGGAACCTGAGGAAGCCATCGCAAATGTCACACCGCTGAAGACCTCGGTACCTTCTCCGCCAACAAATTCTGAAGAAAGCGTTGGAGATGTGGAACCATCGGATTCACAAGTAAACAAGCCCTCAGACCAGATTGCCGAGGTGGAGCCAGTGGAATCTATTCCTAAAGAAGGTCCAGCTGCCGAAGAGAAGAAGGGAGATGTGTTTAGCGCCCTGTTTAATGCATACAACAACTTGCTAAACAAGACTTGA